One stretch of Paenibacillus sp. AN1007 DNA includes these proteins:
- the aroC gene encoding chorismate synthase, with protein MSLRYLTAGETHGPQLTAIIEGLPSNLNIDFEELNFQLHRRQKGYGRGRRMQIEKDQANFVGGIRHGYTTGAPVALVVQNNDWKHWQNIMNIEPIEGSDEEKRRMHRPRPGHADLNGGLKYNLKDLRNVLERSSARETTVRVACGAIARQFLAEFGIKVAGRVIRIGEIEAPYQELPIDELIAVTEASSVRVTDAETEKKMEAYIDQIKQEGDSIGGIVECIVEGVPVGLGSHVQYDRKLDARIAQGVMSINAFKGVEIGIGFEAGTIRGSQVHDEILYNEELGYHRASNRLGGFEGGMTNGMPVVVRGVMKPIPTLYKPLQSVDIDTKEAFTAQVERSDACAVPAASVVMEHVVAWEIAKAFLEKFGGDSMEEIRANYASYQAQLENY; from the coding sequence ATGAGTTTACGTTATTTAACTGCAGGGGAAACGCACGGACCCCAATTGACCGCAATTATCGAAGGACTGCCAAGTAATCTGAATATTGATTTTGAAGAATTGAATTTCCAGCTTCATCGCCGCCAGAAAGGATATGGCCGTGGTCGCCGGATGCAGATTGAGAAGGATCAAGCCAATTTTGTTGGCGGAATTCGTCACGGGTATACGACAGGTGCTCCAGTAGCACTGGTTGTTCAAAATAATGACTGGAAGCATTGGCAGAATATTATGAATATTGAGCCGATTGAAGGCAGTGACGAGGAGAAACGCCGGATGCATCGTCCGCGTCCTGGACATGCCGACCTGAACGGCGGTTTGAAATACAATCTCAAAGACCTGCGCAACGTTCTGGAACGGTCCAGTGCTCGTGAGACAACGGTACGTGTAGCTTGCGGTGCGATTGCTCGTCAATTCTTGGCTGAGTTTGGCATTAAGGTGGCTGGGCGTGTTATCCGGATCGGAGAGATTGAAGCCCCGTATCAGGAGCTTCCAATTGACGAACTGATTGCGGTAACCGAAGCTTCATCGGTTCGTGTGACCGATGCTGAAACGGAGAAAAAGATGGAAGCGTACATCGATCAGATCAAGCAGGAAGGTGACTCTATCGGTGGAATCGTGGAATGCATCGTTGAAGGGGTTCCTGTCGGTCTGGGAAGCCACGTTCAGTACGATCGTAAGCTGGATGCGCGCATTGCTCAAGGTGTAATGTCCATCAATGCATTCAAAGGCGTGGAGATCGGCATTGGGTTTGAAGCAGGAACGATTCGCGGCTCACAGGTTCACGATGAGATTCTGTATAACGAAGAGCTCGGTTATCACCGTGCATCGAACCGTCTGGGCGGATTCGAGGGTGGTATGACGAACGGTATGCCGGTTGTTGTACGCGGTGTAATGAAGCCTATTCCAACGCTGTACAAACCGCTGCAAAGCGTAGATATTGATACAAAGGAAGCCTTTACAGCACAGGTTGAACGTTCTGATGCATGTGCAGTTCCGGCAGCCAGCGTGGTGATGGAACATGTCGTTGCATGGGAAATAGCCAAGGCTTTCCTGGAGAAGTTCGGCGGGGATTCCATGGAGGAGATCCGGGCGAACTATGCAAGCTACCAGGCGCAGCTGGAGAACTACTAA
- the ndk gene encoding nucleoside-diphosphate kinase gives MDRTFLMVKPDGVQRGLIGRIISRLEDKGFKLVAGKLVQMSQEQAKRHYAEHEGKPFFDELVRFITSGPVFAMVWEGDDIVTLARMVIGKTNVKEAAPGTIRGDFASHTPHNLIHGADSPESAAREAANFFSPDELVSYEKSIAAWL, from the coding sequence ATGGATCGTACATTTTTGATGGTGAAACCGGATGGTGTGCAGCGTGGTTTGATCGGCCGTATTATCAGCCGTCTGGAGGACAAAGGATTTAAGCTGGTGGCAGGGAAATTGGTGCAGATGTCACAAGAACAGGCCAAACGCCATTATGCCGAACATGAGGGCAAGCCTTTCTTTGATGAACTCGTTCGTTTTATCACATCTGGACCGGTATTTGCTATGGTGTGGGAAGGTGACGATATTGTAACGCTTGCACGTATGGTCATTGGCAAAACAAATGTGAAGGAAGCAGCTCCGGGAACCATTCGCGGAGACTTCGCCAGCCATACGCCGCATAATCTCATTCACGGGGCGGATTCGCCGGAAAGCGCGGCTCGTGAAGCAGCCAATTTCTTTAGTCCTGACGAACTGGTAAGTTACGAGAAGAGCATCGCAGCCTGGTTGTAA
- a CDS encoding polyprenyl synthetase family protein, with translation MKLLDIFGLLKKDMDYIEKELYRSVQGEQKLLSETSLHLLKAGGKRLRPVFVLLGGKFGTYDIERLKLVAVPLELIHSASLVHDDVIDNAETRRGKPTVKSKWDNRIAMYTGDYIYGKALEMTSGLSEPAIHRILAKAMVQMSIGEMEQIRDFFNTGQSVRNYLLRIRRKTALLIAVSCQLGALATRAPEHISSLLYTYGYNVGMAFQIQDDVLDLVGTEKQLGKPPGSDMKQGNITLPVLYALREEHLREPLLKEISRVHHEEGRASASDAIGMIRQSQGIAKAEALADRYMKKALDALDQLPNIKTTKNLRDIAHFVVKRTH, from the coding sequence ATGAAACTATTGGACATTTTCGGGTTGTTAAAAAAGGACATGGATTACATTGAAAAAGAACTGTATCGCAGTGTTCAAGGCGAACAAAAACTGCTGAGTGAAACTTCACTTCATCTGCTCAAGGCTGGGGGGAAACGACTGCGGCCTGTTTTTGTGCTTTTAGGCGGAAAATTTGGTACATACGATATTGAGCGGCTTAAACTTGTAGCTGTTCCTCTGGAACTTATTCATTCTGCATCGCTCGTTCATGATGATGTTATTGATAATGCCGAGACTCGCCGGGGCAAACCTACCGTCAAGTCAAAATGGGACAATCGGATCGCGATGTATACAGGAGACTACATTTACGGCAAAGCCTTGGAGATGACTTCCGGGTTGTCTGAACCGGCGATTCACCGTATTCTTGCCAAAGCGATGGTGCAGATGTCCATCGGAGAGATGGAGCAGATTCGGGACTTTTTTAATACAGGACAGAGTGTGCGCAATTATTTGCTGCGCATCAGGCGCAAAACTGCGCTTCTGATTGCGGTAAGCTGTCAGTTGGGAGCGCTGGCTACACGTGCGCCTGAGCATATCTCATCTCTGCTCTACACGTATGGATATAACGTTGGAATGGCTTTTCAGATTCAGGATGATGTGCTCGATTTGGTAGGTACCGAGAAACAGCTGGGCAAGCCTCCCGGCAGTGATATGAAACAGGGCAACATTACACTTCCTGTGCTGTACGCGCTTAGAGAAGAACATCTGCGTGAGCCGCTGCTCAAGGAAATTTCCCGTGTGCATCATGAAGAGGGACGGGCGAGTGCATCGGATGCGATTGGAATGATTCGCCAAAGTCAAGGAATTGCTAAAGCGGAAGCCCTGGCTGACCGATATATGAAGAAAGCGCTCGATGCTCTCGATCAGCTGCCAAACATCAAGACAACCAAAAATCTGCGAGACATTGCCCATTTTGTCGTTAAACGTACCCATTAG
- a CDS encoding protein-glutamate O-methyltransferase CheR, producing MLEQEQLDPDYAGFIRKIKESTGIDLAQYKEGQMKRRLTTLRNKNGFNTFSIFFDAMQKDKALFYEFLDRMTINVSEFWRNPNRWEVLRDQILPELVGSKRRAKVWSAACSTGEEPYTIAMILDTMGILKESSITASDLDEGALAKAKEGRYMERSLKDVPPETASRYFKQDGLMYRIDDKLKSAISFKKQNLLVDRFDDGYDLIVCRNVMIYFTEDAKNLLYHKFAASLRPGGMLFVGSTEQIFSPGQYGLETAETFFYRKK from the coding sequence ATGCTGGAGCAAGAACAACTAGACCCGGACTATGCCGGATTCATTCGTAAAATTAAAGAGAGCACAGGCATTGATCTTGCTCAGTACAAGGAAGGCCAGATGAAAAGAAGGCTGACCACGCTTCGTAACAAAAACGGGTTTAATACGTTTTCCATTTTTTTCGATGCTATGCAGAAGGACAAGGCTTTATTTTACGAGTTTCTTGACCGCATGACGATTAACGTATCTGAATTTTGGCGTAATCCGAATCGCTGGGAAGTGCTGCGCGATCAGATTCTGCCTGAATTGGTGGGTTCCAAGCGCCGTGCGAAAGTGTGGAGTGCTGCCTGTTCGACAGGCGAGGAGCCATACACCATTGCGATGATTCTGGATACAATGGGCATTCTGAAAGAAAGTTCCATTACGGCAAGCGACCTGGATGAAGGCGCGCTCGCCAAAGCCAAGGAAGGCCGTTATATGGAACGATCTCTGAAGGATGTACCACCGGAAACGGCAAGCCGATACTTTAAGCAGGATGGCCTGATGTATCGTATCGATGACAAATTAAAAAGTGCAATAAGCTTTAAGAAACAGAACTTGCTGGTAGACCGTTTTGATGACGGGTATGATTTGATCGTCTGCCGCAATGTTATGATTTATTTTACCGAGGATGCGAAGAATCTGTTGTATCACAAATTCGCCGCCAGCCTGCGTCCTGGTGGGATGCTGTTTGTAGGCAGCACAGAGCAGATTTTCTCCCCTGGACAATACGGGCTGGAGACAGCAGAGACATTTTTCTATCGGAAAAAATAA
- a CDS encoding UbiX family flavin prenyltransferase: protein MQQPENKRLVVGITGASGSIYGIRLIETLLDLEYSVHLVISNAGWRVLKEEMDWDVTNRESILQEKFGHRAGSLIYHPVSDIGASIASGSYLAEGMIIMPCSMGTLSSIANGSSDNLMSRAADVMMKEGRTLILVPRETPLHAIHLENMLKLSRLGVRMIPAMPAFYYKPQSMEDLILFLVGKVLDSLRIPHQLFTRWGEPDQRG, encoded by the coding sequence ATGCAGCAGCCGGAAAATAAACGACTTGTTGTCGGAATTACCGGAGCGAGCGGCAGCATATACGGCATCCGATTGATTGAAACGCTGCTTGATCTGGAATACAGCGTTCATTTGGTTATCTCTAATGCAGGCTGGCGTGTGCTTAAAGAGGAAATGGACTGGGATGTGACAAATCGGGAGAGCATACTTCAAGAGAAATTTGGTCACCGCGCCGGCTCTTTAATTTATCATCCCGTTAGTGATATAGGTGCTTCAATTGCAAGCGGATCTTACTTGGCTGAAGGCATGATTATCATGCCGTGCTCCATGGGCACGCTTTCTTCCATTGCTAACGGATCTTCAGACAATCTGATGTCACGTGCGGCGGATGTCATGATGAAAGAGGGCAGGACGTTAATTCTCGTGCCGCGTGAGACGCCACTGCATGCGATTCATCTGGAAAACATGCTGAAGCTCTCGCGACTGGGTGTGCGAATGATTCCGGCCATGCCTGCTTTTTATTACAAACCTCAGAGTATGGAAGATTTAATTTTGTTTTTGGTAGGTAAAGTGCTGGATAGTTTGCGCATCCCGCACCAATTGTTTACAAGATGGGGAGAACCGGATCAACGGGGATAA
- the trpD gene encoding anthranilate phosphoribosyltransferase: MNLNPIMDDSRVLSKAAVSQEEGVKQVLAKILDGCHLEQHEARELMNCIMKGEATPAQIGGLLMALRMKGETVDEITGFAQAMRGQGGRILTDGRGLLDTCGTGGSGIHKFNISTASAIIASAVSVRVAKHGNRSASGKAGSADVLEALGVNIHLNGEQARQCLDEIGICFCFAQVYHPSMRHAAAPRKELGVRTIFNMLGPLTNPAGADRQLLGLYDRSRTPMIAEVLNRLGLKRALVVASHDGLDEISISAPTQVSELRNGEVHTYDIDPRDMGLSMHPLDAVLGGDAAQNAEIIHRIFQGERSAYRDVVLLNAGACIYVSGLADSIADGVKIAAEAVDSGKAASKLGQLIHTTEAYNHVS; encoded by the coding sequence ATGAACTTAAACCCAATCATGGATGACAGCCGGGTGCTGTCAAAAGCAGCCGTTTCACAGGAAGAAGGAGTGAAGCAGGTGCTCGCAAAAATTTTGGATGGCTGCCATCTGGAACAGCACGAGGCTCGTGAGCTGATGAACTGCATCATGAAAGGTGAAGCCACTCCCGCTCAAATCGGCGGACTGCTGATGGCGCTTCGCATGAAGGGGGAAACAGTGGATGAGATCACTGGTTTTGCTCAAGCCATGCGGGGACAGGGTGGACGCATTCTGACAGACGGTAGAGGACTGCTGGACACATGCGGCACAGGCGGATCGGGTATTCATAAATTCAATATTTCTACAGCCTCAGCGATTATCGCTTCTGCAGTATCGGTTCGCGTAGCCAAACACGGCAATCGTTCTGCCTCTGGCAAAGCAGGAAGCGCGGATGTACTAGAGGCACTCGGTGTTAATATTCATCTTAACGGAGAGCAGGCCAGACAGTGCCTGGATGAGATCGGAATCTGCTTCTGTTTTGCACAGGTGTACCATCCATCCATGCGCCATGCAGCGGCCCCGAGGAAAGAGCTGGGTGTGCGGACCATTTTCAACATGCTGGGGCCTTTAACGAATCCTGCTGGAGCTGATCGACAACTGCTCGGTCTGTATGATCGATCCCGAACGCCGATGATTGCTGAAGTTCTTAACCGCCTTGGTTTGAAAAGAGCGCTGGTTGTTGCCAGTCATGATGGACTGGATGAAATTAGTATCTCTGCGCCTACGCAGGTATCAGAACTGCGTAATGGGGAAGTGCACACCTATGACATCGATCCACGTGATATGGGGCTGTCCATGCACCCGCTTGACGCGGTGCTTGGAGGAGATGCGGCACAGAACGCCGAAATTATACATCGGATCTTCCAGGGTGAACGCAGTGCTTACCGGGATGTTGTGCTGCTGAACGCAGGAGCGTGTATTTATGTATCTGGCCTTGCGGACAGTATTGCAGACGGGGTTAAAATCGCTGCAGAGGCAGTGGATTCGGGTAAAGCGGCCAGTAAGCTGGGACAGTTAATTCATACAACGGAGGCGTACAATCATGTATCTTGA
- a CDS encoding phosphoribosylanthranilate isomerase yields the protein MMDNSTDNLRGSSSPEQGHSLSTAVKICGLQDVEVLKSMINLPVDYIGVVFAKSRRQITPEQAAVLRTVLNEWSVTERPRLAGVFVNPTLQELEHVMQTVSLDVIQLHGQESAAFCKQVKEHWNVQVFKAISFSEDDTGQNADHTAMQKLHAYVEYIDAVLLDTFDPLYGGGSGKTFAWERIPAYADWAAEHRIAMFAAGGLHADNVQQLILMYRPDGVDVSSGVETEGLKDITKIKAFVERVKQA from the coding sequence ATGATGGATAACTCGACAGATAACCTTAGAGGCAGCAGTTCTCCCGAACAAGGACACTCGCTGTCAACGGCCGTAAAAATATGTGGACTTCAGGACGTTGAAGTGCTAAAATCGATGATAAACTTGCCTGTGGATTATATCGGCGTTGTGTTTGCCAAGTCCCGCCGCCAAATTACTCCTGAACAGGCAGCAGTGTTGAGAACGGTTTTGAATGAGTGGTCCGTAACTGAGCGTCCGCGGCTTGCAGGTGTTTTTGTGAATCCAACGCTTCAAGAACTGGAACATGTGATGCAGACCGTGTCTCTGGATGTGATCCAGCTGCATGGACAGGAAAGTGCTGCATTTTGCAAACAAGTGAAGGAGCACTGGAATGTGCAGGTGTTCAAGGCAATTTCTTTTTCCGAAGATGATACAGGACAGAACGCGGACCACACGGCGATGCAGAAGTTACATGCCTATGTGGAGTATATAGATGCAGTACTGCTTGATACCTTTGACCCTTTATATGGCGGGGGCTCCGGCAAAACATTTGCCTGGGAGCGTATACCTGCATATGCGGATTGGGCTGCTGAACATCGGATCGCCATGTTTGCTGCAGGTGGGCTTCATGCGGACAACGTGCAGCAATTAATTTTAATGTACAGACCTGATGGCGTAGACGTATCAAGCGGTGTGGAGACGGAAGGTCTTAAAGATATAACTAAAATCAAAGCATTTGTAGAAAGGGTGAAGCAGGCATGA
- the aroB gene encoding 3-dehydroquinate synthase — protein MRQLTVQLGERSYPILIGSGLLAQAPQYFEQAGLTKKSPLLIITDDHVAPKYLPGLEQTLRAAGYSVVSAVVPSGETSKSLAVYQDMMTAAIEGKLDRSSAILALGGGVVGDLAGFVAATYMRGIKFVQIPTTILAHDSSVGGKVAVNHPLAKNMIGAFHQPELVLYDVDTLQSLPPRDVSAGLSEMLKHGLIRDEAFARWCEEHAEALLALDPDKLGHGLERGCSIKAEIVSNDERENGERALLNLGHTIGHAIEAIAGYGEYLHGEAISIGMAGSALLGEKLGAPAGLYDDTVRMLRSLRLPVTLPAHLSTDALIEAMMHDKKFREGHMVFIVPDRIGAARIVKDVPVSAVREVIELLRKGE, from the coding sequence ATGCGGCAGTTGACAGTGCAGCTCGGGGAACGTTCTTATCCCATCTTGATCGGCAGCGGTCTGCTTGCTCAGGCTCCGCAGTATTTTGAACAGGCGGGTTTGACCAAAAAAAGCCCGCTTCTGATCATTACAGATGATCATGTGGCTCCGAAATACCTGCCAGGACTGGAGCAGACACTGCGTGCGGCTGGATATTCTGTCGTATCTGCAGTGGTGCCTTCAGGTGAGACTTCTAAATCCCTTGCCGTATATCAGGACATGATGACAGCAGCCATTGAAGGCAAATTGGACCGAAGCTCGGCAATCCTCGCTCTCGGGGGAGGAGTTGTCGGCGATCTGGCTGGATTCGTAGCTGCTACCTATATGCGGGGCATCAAGTTTGTACAGATACCGACAACTATTCTTGCTCATGACAGCAGCGTTGGTGGTAAAGTGGCGGTCAACCATCCGCTGGCGAAAAATATGATTGGTGCTTTTCATCAGCCAGAGCTTGTGCTCTATGATGTGGATACGCTGCAGTCCCTGCCGCCGAGAGATGTGTCAGCTGGTCTATCCGAAATGCTGAAGCATGGGCTGATCCGTGATGAAGCATTCGCCCGTTGGTGTGAAGAACATGCTGAGGCGCTGCTTGCTCTTGATCCCGATAAACTCGGACACGGTCTGGAACGCGGGTGCAGTATCAAAGCCGAGATTGTCTCTAACGATGAGCGTGAAAATGGAGAACGTGCACTCCTGAACCTGGGGCATACGATTGGTCATGCCATCGAAGCTATTGCCGGATACGGCGAGTATCTGCATGGAGAAGCGATTTCAATCGGCATGGCGGGTTCAGCACTGCTCGGTGAGAAGCTTGGAGCGCCGGCAGGACTGTACGACGACACGGTGCGTATGCTTCGTTCGCTTCGACTTCCGGTAACGCTGCCTGCACATCTTAGTACGGATGCTTTAATAGAAGCGATGATGCACGACAAGAAATTCCGTGAAGGTCATATGGTCTTTATTGTTCCTGATCGGATTGGAGCTGCCAGAATCGTGAAGGATGTGCCGGTGTCGGCTGTTCGCGAAGTTATCGAGCTGCTCAGGAAGGGAGAATGA
- the aroH gene encoding chorismate mutase, which yields MVTRGIRGATTVTQNNEEEILKETAVLLQEIVDRNKIVPEDICSVWITMTGDLDAAFPAKVIRQLDGWELVPLMCALEVPVKGALANCIRFMVHVNTTKAQDEIHHVYLNGAQALRPDLAGR from the coding sequence ATGGTTACACGGGGAATCCGCGGGGCAACCACAGTCACGCAGAACAATGAAGAAGAGATTTTGAAAGAAACAGCGGTGCTGCTTCAAGAGATTGTTGACCGGAACAAGATTGTCCCGGAGGATATCTGCAGCGTGTGGATTACGATGACTGGGGATCTGGATGCAGCATTTCCTGCGAAGGTTATCCGCCAATTGGATGGCTGGGAGCTTGTGCCCCTGATGTGTGCACTGGAGGTGCCTGTAAAGGGAGCTTTGGCCAACTGCATACGTTTCATGGTGCATGTGAATACAACCAAAGCGCAAGATGAAATCCATCATGTGTACCTTAACGGCGCACAGGCATTACGTCCCGATCTGGCTGGACGTTAA
- the trpC gene encoding indole-3-glycerol phosphate synthase TrpC — protein sequence MYLDRIVATKHKEVQALAQTFNMDEAMQKIEQLPAARGFEQALSSNRNRKLGLIAEVKKASPSKGLIRPDFHPVDIASAYERAGADCISVLTDVSYFQGSNEYLQAIHRAVNIPLLRKDFIIDEKQIAEARLLGADAILLIASILTPQQIRQYLTFAKSLGLDALIEVHDRAELETVLEIPEATLVGINNRNLKTFETSLNTTLELMELIPPGVTLISESGIDGAESTKPLIEAGVHGILVGEHLMRKENVEAAVYDLMGPK from the coding sequence ATGTATCTTGATCGAATTGTTGCGACAAAACATAAAGAAGTGCAGGCACTTGCACAGACTTTTAACATGGATGAGGCGATGCAGAAGATTGAGCAGCTGCCTGCTGCACGCGGATTTGAACAGGCGCTTTCAAGCAACCGCAACCGCAAGCTGGGACTTATTGCCGAAGTGAAGAAGGCCTCGCCATCCAAAGGTTTGATCCGTCCGGATTTTCATCCGGTAGACATTGCTTCTGCCTATGAACGCGCGGGGGCTGATTGCATCTCTGTGCTGACGGACGTTTCCTATTTCCAAGGCAGTAACGAGTACCTGCAGGCAATCCACCGAGCAGTGAACATTCCGCTGTTACGCAAGGACTTTATTATTGACGAGAAACAGATTGCTGAAGCTAGACTTCTTGGAGCAGATGCCATTTTGCTAATTGCAAGCATCCTCACACCCCAGCAGATTCGTCAATATTTGACGTTTGCGAAAAGTCTCGGACTGGACGCTTTGATTGAAGTTCATGACCGGGCAGAGCTGGAGACGGTGTTAGAGATTCCTGAGGCAACACTTGTCGGCATAAATAACCGGAATCTGAAAACATTCGAAACCAGTTTAAACACTACGCTGGAGTTGATGGAATTAATTCCACCCGGTGTGACGCTGATTAGCGAAAGCGGGATCGACGGTGCGGAATCAACGAAACCCCTGATCGAAGCTGGCGTGCATGGTATACTGGTTGGAGAGCATCTCATGCGCAAAGAGAATGTTGAAGCCGCTGTTTACGATCTGATGGGACCAAAATGA
- the trpE gene encoding anthranilate synthase component I translates to MITPNVNQVLKMSSEYNLIPVVKRILADMETPIRIFRRYADNDRAFLLESVEGGIQWARYSFIGTDPFLMISAKKGRIVVEEAGKTRELPGKPIEELKALLRKYRSPKLDELPPFTGGAIGFFGYDLLQYYEKLPAHALDDLNMDDIRFMFCDQIVVFDHVKQHMLLVGNVHVKEGATDEEIRQAYAATSEKLEQAAERLQQQGPGENLNPRSIPGDVDLGDVRSNLTKEQFIGNVEQAKEYIRSGDIFQVVLSQRFHINTEVSPLHVYRVLRTLNPSPYMYYLKMDDEIIVGTSPEALVKVDGNRVETRPIAGTRPRGATEAEDRALAADLLQDEKERAEHLMLVDLGRNDLGRVSTFGSVKCDMFMEIERYSHVMHMVSNVTGELREDKDFFDAFLSCLPAGTVSGAPKLRAMEIIAELEKEARGAYAGAIGYLGFSGNMDACITIRTIIFKKGKAYVQAGAGIVWDSVPEKEYEETVNKAKALLKAIRTAEAMFPVKAEDRKLNLANADYFVTPTSAAN, encoded by the coding sequence ATGATAACGCCAAATGTTAACCAAGTACTGAAAATGTCAAGTGAGTATAATCTGATTCCGGTTGTCAAACGAATTCTAGCTGACATGGAGACGCCGATTCGTATCTTCCGTCGTTATGCGGATAATGACCGTGCATTCCTGCTCGAAAGTGTAGAGGGCGGCATTCAATGGGCGAGATACTCCTTCATTGGTACCGATCCGTTCTTGATGATTTCAGCGAAGAAAGGCCGCATTGTCGTGGAGGAAGCCGGGAAGACTCGTGAACTGCCCGGTAAACCGATTGAAGAACTTAAAGCACTGCTTCGCAAATACCGAAGCCCGAAGCTGGATGAACTTCCTCCGTTCACGGGTGGGGCGATCGGATTTTTCGGATATGACCTGCTGCAGTATTATGAGAAGCTTCCAGCTCATGCGCTGGATGATCTGAATATGGATGACATTCGGTTTATGTTCTGTGATCAGATCGTCGTGTTTGACCATGTAAAGCAGCATATGCTGCTTGTCGGTAATGTACATGTCAAGGAGGGTGCGACGGACGAAGAGATTCGACAGGCGTATGCAGCCACATCCGAGAAGCTGGAACAAGCGGCTGAGCGTTTGCAGCAGCAGGGACCGGGCGAGAACCTGAACCCGCGTTCGATTCCGGGGGATGTGGATCTGGGAGATGTTCGTTCGAACCTGACGAAAGAACAATTCATTGGCAATGTGGAGCAGGCTAAAGAGTACATTCGTTCAGGGGATATTTTCCAGGTGGTGCTGTCCCAGCGTTTTCATATTAATACGGAAGTTTCACCCCTTCATGTGTACCGCGTACTGCGGACACTGAATCCGTCGCCATATATGTACTATCTGAAAATGGACGATGAAATCATCGTAGGAACCTCGCCTGAAGCACTGGTTAAGGTTGACGGCAATCGCGTAGAAACGCGCCCGATTGCAGGCACACGTCCCAGAGGAGCAACGGAAGCAGAGGATCGCGCACTTGCGGCGGATTTGCTTCAGGACGAGAAGGAGCGCGCTGAACATCTGATGCTGGTGGATCTGGGAAGAAATGATTTGGGCCGTGTATCTACGTTCGGCAGTGTGAAGTGTGACATGTTTATGGAGATCGAACGATACTCCCACGTGATGCATATGGTGTCGAACGTTACGGGCGAGCTGAGAGAGGATAAAGATTTCTTCGATGCTTTCCTTTCATGTTTACCTGCTGGAACGGTATCCGGTGCTCCGAAACTGCGTGCGATGGAGATTATTGCAGAATTGGAAAAGGAAGCGCGAGGTGCCTACGCCGGAGCGATTGGTTATCTCGGATTCTCCGGAAACATGGATGCATGTATTACCATCCGCACGATTATTTTCAAAAAAGGAAAAGCATATGTGCAGGCCGGGGCCGGTATTGTATGGGATTCAGTACCTGAGAAGGAATATGAAGAGACTGTGAACAAAGCGAAGGCATTATTAAAGGCGATTCGAACAGCGGAAGCGATGTTTCCTGTAAAAGCTGAAGATCGCAAATTAAATCTGGCTAACGCGGATTATTTTGTTACACCAACTTCGGCAGCGAACTGA